From Medicago truncatula cultivar Jemalong A17 chromosome 7, MtrunA17r5.0-ANR, whole genome shotgun sequence, a single genomic window includes:
- the LOC11429778 gene encoding aminopeptidase P2 isoform X1: MNMRSLSSSSSSSPATVTKLALSIHSSFPTLNLNPIFFYKFKSNKHNKPPFFSIRNCTTSNSISAKPSSQLRKNRSSNSDSDPKLTALRRLFSKPDVSIDAYIIPSQDAHQSEFIAQSYARRKYISAFTGSNGTAVVTNDKAALWTDGRYFLQAEKQLNSNWILMRAGNPGVPTTSEWLNEVLAPGARVGIDPFLFTSDAAEELKHVISKKNHELVYLYNSNLVDEIWKEARPEPPNKPVRVHGLKYAGLDVASKLSSLRSELVQAGSSAIIVTALDEIAWLLNLRGSDIPHSPVVYAYLIVEIDGAKLFIDNSKVTEEVDDHLKKANIEIRPYNSIVSEIENLAARGSSLWLDTSSVNAAIVNAYKAACDRYYQNYESKHKTRSKGFDGSIANSDVPIAVHKSSPVSLAKAIKNETELKGMQECHLRDAAALAQFWDWLEKEITNDRILTEVEVSDKLLEFRSKQAGFLDTSFDTISGSGPNGAIIHYKPEPGSCSTVDANKLFLLDSGAQYVDGTTDITRTVHFGKPTTREKECFTRVLQGHIALDQAVFPEDTPGFVLDAFARSFLWKVGLDYRHGTGHGVGAALNVHEGPQGISYRYGNLTPLVNGMIVSNEPGYYEDHAFGIRIENLLYVRNVETPNRFGGIQYLGFEKLTYVPIQIKLVDVSLLSTTEIDWLNNYHSVVWEKVSPLLDGSARQWLWNNTQPIIRETV; encoded by the exons ATGAATATGAGGTCgttgtcatcatcatcatcatcatcacctgCAACTGTAACGAAACTCGCCCTCTCAATCCACTCCTCCTTCCCCACTCTCAATCTCAATCCAATCTTCTTCTACAAATTCAAATCCAATAAACATAACAAACCCCCTTTCTTCTCCATCCGCAATTGCACCACTTCCAATTCCATCTCAGCGAAACCATCTTCCCAACTCCGTAAAAACCGTTCCTCAAATTCCGACTCCGACCCCAAACTCACCGCCCTCCGCCGTCTCTTCTCCAAACCCGATGTCTCCATTGACGCTTACATCATCCCTTCTCAAGACGCTCATCAGAGCGAGTTCATCGCTCAATCTTACGCTAGACGAAAATACATTTCTGCTTTTACTGGCAGTAATGGAACCGCCGTTGTTACCAACGATAAAGCCGCTCTCTGGACTGATGGTCGCTATTTTCTCCAG gCAGAGAAGCAACTGAACTCCAATTGGATTCTCATGCGTGCTGGAAATCCAGGAGTCCCTACTACCAGTGAGTGGCTCAATGAGGTTTTGGCGCCAGGTGCTAGAGTTGGCATTGATCCT TTTCTTTTTACTTCGGATGCTGCTGAAGAACTTAAACATGTCATCTCTAAGAAAAACCATGAGCTCGTTTATCTGTACAATTCAAATCTTGTGGATGAAATATGGAAAGAAGCTAGGCCGGAGCCTCCAAATAAGCCGGTTAGAGTGCATGGCCTCAAGTATGCTGGTTTAGATGTTGCGTCGAAATTGTCATCTCTGAGGTCTGAACTTGTTCAGGCTGGTTCATCTGCAATTATTGTCACCGCGCTTGATGAAATTGCGTGGTTGTTGAACTTG AGAGGCAGTGATATCCCACATTCACCTGTTGTGTATGCATATTTGATTGTGGAGATTGATGGTGCTAAGTTATTTATTGACAATTCAAAAGTTACTGAAGAGGTGGATGACCACTTGAAGAAAGCAAACATAGAGATCAGGCCATACAATTCAATTGTATCCGAGATTGAAAA TTTGGCAGCACGAGGATCCTCCCTTTGGTTGGATACTTCCTCTGTTAATGCTGCTATTGTAAATGCCTACAAAGCTGCATGCGACAGATATTATCAGAACTACGAGAGTAAACATAAAACTAGGAGCAAAGGTTTTGACGGATCAATTGCGAACTCAGATGTCCCCATTGCTGTCCACAAATCCTCCCCTGTTTCACTAGCAAAGGCCATAAAAAATGAAACGGAGCTGAAAGGAATGCAAGAATGCCATTTAAG GGATGCTGCTGCCCTTGCTCAGTTCTGGGATTGGCTAGAGAAAGAAATTACCAACGATAGGATATTAACAGAAGTAGAAGTTTCAGACAAACTTCTCGAGTTTCGCTCAAAACAAGCTGGTTTCTTGGATACTAGCTTTGACACGATAAGCG GTTCCGGTCCAAATGGTGCTATCATACACTACAAACCAGAACCAGGGAGTTGTAGTACTGTGGATGCCAATAAATTATTCTTATTGGATAGTGGTGCTCAATATGTTGATGGCACAACTGACATTACACGGACAGTTCATTTTGGCAAGCCAACAACTAGAGAGAAAGAGTGTTTCACCCGAGTTTTGCAG GGTCATATAGCTCTTGATCAGGCAGTCTTCCCGGAAGATACCCCTGGTTTTGTGCTGGATGCATTTGCACGATCCTTTCTTTGGAAAGTTGGGCTTGACTACAGGCATG GAACTGGGCATGGTGTAGGAGCTGCATTGAATGTTCATGAAGGCCCTCAAGGCATCAGTTACCGTTATGGAAATTTGACCCCTCTAGTGAATGGCATGATTGTAAGCAATGAACCTGGCTATTATGAAGACCATGCTTTCGGCATTCGGATTGAG AATCTACTGTATGTGAGAAATGTTGAGACACCAAATCGTTTTGGAGGAATTCAATACCTAGGATTTGAAAAGCTTACATACGTGCCCATTCAG ATAAAATTGGTTGACGTGTCTCTGCTATCGACAACAGAGATTGATTGGCTTAACAACTACCACTCAGTAGTATGGGAAAAG GTTTCACCATTGCTGGATGGCTCTGCTCGCCAATGGCTTTGGAACAACACTCAGCCTATCATCAGGGAAACAGTTTAA
- the LOC11429778 gene encoding aminopeptidase P2 isoform X2 encodes MNMRSLSSSSSSSPATVTKLALSIHSSFPTLNLNPIFFYKFKSNKHNKPPFFSIRNCTTSNSISAKPSSQLRKNRSSNSDSDPKLTALRRLFSKPDVSIDAYIIPSQDAHQSEFIAQSYARRKYISAFTGSNGTAVVTNDKAALWTDGRYFLQAEKQLNSNWILMRAGNPGVPTTSEWLNEVLAPGARVGIDPFLFTSDAAEELKHVISKKNHELVYLYNSNLVDEIWKEARPEPPNKPVRVHGLKYAGLDVASKLSSLRSELVQAGSSAIIVTALDEIAWLLNLRGSDIPHSPVVYAYLIVEIDGAKLFIDNSKVTEEVDDHLKKANIEIRPYNSIVSEIENLAARGSSLWLDTSSVNAAIVNAYKAACDRYYQNYESKHKTRSKGFDGSIANSDVPIAVHKSSPVSLAKAIKNETELKGMQECHLRDAAALAQFWDWLEKEITNDRILTEVEVSDKLLEFRSKQAGFLDTSFDTISGSGPNGAIIHYKPEPGSCSTVDANKLFLLDSGAQYVDGTTDITRTVHFGKPTTREKECFTRVLQGHIALDQAVFPEDTPGFVLDAFARSFLWKVGLDYRHGTGHGVGAALNVHEGPQGISYRYGNLTPLVNGMIVSNEPGYYEDHAFGIRIECPDTILLDHQVCIRWKFCLQCGPHLAA; translated from the exons ATGAATATGAGGTCgttgtcatcatcatcatcatcatcacctgCAACTGTAACGAAACTCGCCCTCTCAATCCACTCCTCCTTCCCCACTCTCAATCTCAATCCAATCTTCTTCTACAAATTCAAATCCAATAAACATAACAAACCCCCTTTCTTCTCCATCCGCAATTGCACCACTTCCAATTCCATCTCAGCGAAACCATCTTCCCAACTCCGTAAAAACCGTTCCTCAAATTCCGACTCCGACCCCAAACTCACCGCCCTCCGCCGTCTCTTCTCCAAACCCGATGTCTCCATTGACGCTTACATCATCCCTTCTCAAGACGCTCATCAGAGCGAGTTCATCGCTCAATCTTACGCTAGACGAAAATACATTTCTGCTTTTACTGGCAGTAATGGAACCGCCGTTGTTACCAACGATAAAGCCGCTCTCTGGACTGATGGTCGCTATTTTCTCCAG gCAGAGAAGCAACTGAACTCCAATTGGATTCTCATGCGTGCTGGAAATCCAGGAGTCCCTACTACCAGTGAGTGGCTCAATGAGGTTTTGGCGCCAGGTGCTAGAGTTGGCATTGATCCT TTTCTTTTTACTTCGGATGCTGCTGAAGAACTTAAACATGTCATCTCTAAGAAAAACCATGAGCTCGTTTATCTGTACAATTCAAATCTTGTGGATGAAATATGGAAAGAAGCTAGGCCGGAGCCTCCAAATAAGCCGGTTAGAGTGCATGGCCTCAAGTATGCTGGTTTAGATGTTGCGTCGAAATTGTCATCTCTGAGGTCTGAACTTGTTCAGGCTGGTTCATCTGCAATTATTGTCACCGCGCTTGATGAAATTGCGTGGTTGTTGAACTTG AGAGGCAGTGATATCCCACATTCACCTGTTGTGTATGCATATTTGATTGTGGAGATTGATGGTGCTAAGTTATTTATTGACAATTCAAAAGTTACTGAAGAGGTGGATGACCACTTGAAGAAAGCAAACATAGAGATCAGGCCATACAATTCAATTGTATCCGAGATTGAAAA TTTGGCAGCACGAGGATCCTCCCTTTGGTTGGATACTTCCTCTGTTAATGCTGCTATTGTAAATGCCTACAAAGCTGCATGCGACAGATATTATCAGAACTACGAGAGTAAACATAAAACTAGGAGCAAAGGTTTTGACGGATCAATTGCGAACTCAGATGTCCCCATTGCTGTCCACAAATCCTCCCCTGTTTCACTAGCAAAGGCCATAAAAAATGAAACGGAGCTGAAAGGAATGCAAGAATGCCATTTAAG GGATGCTGCTGCCCTTGCTCAGTTCTGGGATTGGCTAGAGAAAGAAATTACCAACGATAGGATATTAACAGAAGTAGAAGTTTCAGACAAACTTCTCGAGTTTCGCTCAAAACAAGCTGGTTTCTTGGATACTAGCTTTGACACGATAAGCG GTTCCGGTCCAAATGGTGCTATCATACACTACAAACCAGAACCAGGGAGTTGTAGTACTGTGGATGCCAATAAATTATTCTTATTGGATAGTGGTGCTCAATATGTTGATGGCACAACTGACATTACACGGACAGTTCATTTTGGCAAGCCAACAACTAGAGAGAAAGAGTGTTTCACCCGAGTTTTGCAG GGTCATATAGCTCTTGATCAGGCAGTCTTCCCGGAAGATACCCCTGGTTTTGTGCTGGATGCATTTGCACGATCCTTTCTTTGGAAAGTTGGGCTTGACTACAGGCATG GAACTGGGCATGGTGTAGGAGCTGCATTGAATGTTCATGAAGGCCCTCAAGGCATCAGTTACCGTTATGGAAATTTGACCCCTCTAGTGAATGGCATGATTGTAAGCAATGAACCTGGCTATTATGAAGACCATGCTTTCGGCATTCGGATTGAG TGCCCAGATACCATCCTACTTGATCACCAAGTTTGTATACGTTGGAAATTCTGCCTTCAATGCGGCCCGCACCTTGCTGCCTAA